AGGCACTCTTTTTTTGTTCCCTCATTGAGACGTCTCACTTGCTCATTATAGGTTTAAATAGAGGTTACTGCTTAGTAAGTTTACACGGTCTAATAATTAGTACTATCGTTAATACTACGATAAAACAAACCTGTATCACAGGTAAAACCTTTAACTTTAAGATTATGAAAAAGATAATTTACTTAGCAATTCTTACCGCAACCATAATAGGCTGTGCAACTACAAGTGGTACAAAAGATATAGGCAATACTGCAGATAATGCATCAGACACAGTACGCATTGCAAATGATAGCCTAGAATATGAAATTATTATCATAGAACCAGGCTTCAATACATGGCTAGTCACACAACGCCCTAGAGGATTTTATGGACAGTTTTTCTTAGAAAATAAAAACAGATTTTATGTTACTGAGTATAACAATAGAGTAAATAATATTTCTCAATACGATCCAAATCTATATATCCAGCGCATAGATTACAATTCAAATACCGATTATGGCTATGAAGTTAATTACCTATTATATAATTGGTTTGAATTTTTTCAAGAACGCAACAATCAGAAACTACGATAATCGTATTTTTGCAGCGTTATGAAAGACTTTAAAAAACGCTGGGAAATCACTCAAAACTGGCAATTTATACATATTATTCTTGGCTTGATAGCGGCTCTTTTTTCGGCATATTTAATAGCTCGAGCTATTTATGTGCCGGCATATGACACTTCTGTACCCGTTGCAACGATTTTACTTAGCCTACCTATAGCATTCTTAATTATATGGATAACGCTTTGGCTATTTAAAAAGCTCTATTCAAGATGGGGAGTTACTTATCGTTGGGAGCTCGTAGCCATATTTCTTGCATTTGCTGTAACTGGTTCAACAGCTGGACGTCTTTCTAATCCCTTAATGGATCTTATAGGCTTAAGTAAAGATGTTACAACGGGTTGGATTTATTGGCCTGTTAGAATCTTGTTAATTTTTCCCATTTATCAAGTGCTTTTAGTGATATTTGGCTGGATATTTGGCCAGTATGCGTTCTTCAAAGCGTTTGCTACTAAAATGGTCTCAAGAATGGGACTGGGATTTTTATTTCCAAAGAAAGCTTGAAAAAAGAAAACACCATTATTATAAGACTTATAGCATTATTTACAATGCTTGTTTTCTTGTTGCCTGCTGTAGTTTCTTTTTCTCACAGCACAGCAGACCATGAACATTATGATACCTGTAAATTCACAGGAGATGTGCATGTTCATGAATCAAAACTAGATTGTGATCTTGGTGATTTACATATTGTAAAAGCTGGAGTTTACGCTTTCGCGAAAGCGTACCAATCACCCACCATACATATCTCAAAAGAAGTAGATGTTTTATTACAGACATCATACACAACTACCATCTTAAGTTCCTCAGATCGTGGTCCCCCGTTTTGATAATTATTGAATTACATTCAATAATTATCAAAACAATTTTATATGAAATTTTATTTATGGCTTAGCATTGCCTTGCTGAGTATTACGAGTACAGCACAAGAGTGTACCTATACCCTATCTGGTTATATTATAGACCTGCATGATAATGAAGTATTATCTGGTGCAACTATTATAGTTGCCGGGTCTGAAGATGCTGTGATGACTGATAGCCTAGGCAAATATGTTATTACAGGACTTTGTGCAAACAATTACACGCTACAAGTGTCGCATCCTGCATGTGAAACTCAAATAGTAAAAGTAGATGTAAACAGCAATACTACTCGTAATATCAACATGGAACATCACCTAGAGTCACTAGGCGATGTCGAAGTTGTAGCACATGCTCATAAAAGTAAAAGCCGCACAGCGACAGAAGCTGTTGTAAACCATGATTTTCTAGAAAGTAACAGTGCAGCCTCACTAGGTGATGCGCTTAAAAATCTAAGCGGTGTCACTTCATTAAACACAGGTAACTCTGTAGTAAAACCAGTAATACAAGGACTACACTCTAGTAGGGTTGTTCTTATTACAGAAGGTACGCGTTTACAAGATCAAGAATGGGGTGTAGAACATGCTCCAAATATTGATGTGAATGCAGCTGGAGAAGTAACTGTTATTAAAGGAGCTGCCGGTTTACAATATGGCGGTGATGCTATAGGTGGTACTATCATTATAGAACCAGAGCAGGTGCCTGTAAAAGATACTATTTTTGGGAGAACTATTATTACCGGCGCGACCAATGGTCGTGGAGGTTCTATTACAACTTCATTGATAAAGTCTTATAACAATGGCTGGTACGGAGGCATAAACGGGACTTTAAAACGTTTCGGAGATGCAGAAGCACCAGATTATGTATTAAGTAATACAGCACTTTCAGAGAAAGATATATCTGTACGTTTAGGAGTTAATAAATACCGTTACGGTGTGGAGGGTAGTTACTCGATTTTTGACAAAGAGTCTGGTATTTTACGATCATCACACGTAGGTAATGCTGCAGATCTCTCGGTTGCAATAAATAGCCAAGAGCCATTTGTGGTAGAGCCATTTACATACGATATTGAGGCCCCTAGACAAGAAGTAACACACCAGATAGCAAAACTTAAATCATTCTATCGCTTTGATAACTTTGGAAAATTAAGCGCTCAAGTAGATTACCAGCGCAACAACAGACTAGAGTTTGATATACGTCGCGATAGTGATGACTTAAGACCTTCTATTGATTTACAACTAGAAACTTTTGGAGGGAAAATAGACTTTGATTATACGGCAGATAATTCCATCACTGCAAAAGTGGGAGTATCTGGTAATTATCAAGATCATTTTCCTGATCCGTCTACCGGAGTGAGAAGACTTATCCCAGATTACCAAGCTTTTGATTTTGGTGTATATGCGTTAGGTTCTAAAAACTTTGGTAAATGGACTTTAGAAGCTGGTGCTAGATTTGATTATAACCGCATCAATGCAGAAAAGTTTTATGCAACAAGCTTATGGGAAGACCGAGGTTATGATGTTCAATTCCCTCAGTTTGAGCGGGAAGAATTTCAGAATCAAATCTTTGTCAAACCTGAGTTTGAGTATAACAACTTTTCGGCAACTGCTGGAGCCTCTTATGAGGTAAATGATGCGACTACAGTTTCCTTAAACTATGCGCTGGCTTCACGCTCGCCTAATGTATCAGAATTATTTTCTGATGGATTACACCAGAGTGCTGCCCGTATAGAACTAGGTGATCTAAGTTTTAATCAAGAAGTCGCAAATAAAATTTCATTGAATTTTACAAGATCTACAGATACTTGGAGTTTTACTATTGCCCCGTTTGCAAACTTTATTGAGGATTTTATCCTTATAGAGCCTACAGGCGTACAGCAAACTATAAGAGGTAGTTTTCCTGTATGGGAGTATAGACAGACACAAGCAAGACTGTTAGGTTTTGACATAGATAACAATGTTCAGGTAACAGATCGTTTTGAATTTTCTAACCAGTTTTCACTGGTAAAAGGAAAGGATAAAACTTTAGACCGTGCTTTAATTAATATGCCTTCGGCAAGTACTCGTAATACGATTACATACCATATTCCAGAGGTAAATAACTTAAAGCTGTCACTTGAAAGTAACTATGTATTTCGTCAAAATGAATTTCCAGATACAAATTTTGACGTTTTTATACCAGAAACAAACACTACAGAGTTAGTAGATATAAGTACACCTCCCGATGCTTATCATTTACTCAACTTTAGAAGCTCTATTGATTTTGCAATAAATGAAAAGAGTAAACTAAATGTAGGTTTGATGGTAAATAATCTATTTGACACCTCTTATAGGGAGTACTTAAATCGCCAGCGCTATTTTGCAGATGATCTAGGTAGAAATGTATTATTACAACTTAAAATTAATTATTAAATCTACGCTTTCGCGAAAGCGTAACAACACACAAACAATGAAAAACTTTAGAAATTACACACTTATCGCCCTTACTGCTATTAGCCTTGCAGCTTGTTCTAGTGATGATGATGCAGACATTCCAGAAATTATAAATGAAGAAGAGGTAATCACTACGGTAACTCTCACTCTTCAATCTGGCTCAGAAACAATAGTACTTAGATCACAAGATCTTGATGGAGATGGTCCTAATGCACCTACAGTAACAGTATCTGGTGACTTAGATGTAAGTACTGTCTACAATGGTAGTATTGAGTTTCTGAATGAAACAGAAAGCCCAGCCGAGGATATCACCGAAGAAGTAGTAGAAGAATCTGATGAGCACCAAGTATTCTATACTCCTAGTACAGGTCTTGACGCTGCTGTGACTTATGAGGATTTTGATGGTAACGGTAATCCACTAGGTACTATTGTAACCTTTACTACAGGAGATACAGCAGGTGAAGGTACACTTACTGTAACTTTACGCCACGAGCCTAATAAGCCTAACGATGGTTCGTTAAGTGATGCTGGTGGTGAGACTGATGTTCAAGTAACATTTCCAGTTACAGTAGAATAGTATTTTTACTTTATAAAAAAAATGGATAGCGTTTACACGCTATCCATTTTTTTTTGATATATCTATAAATTATTGCTGTGGTGGTGCTCCTCCACCTTCCTGTTCTGGTTTTTCAAAAAGACTCATCACCGCTCTTCCCAAAAACTCTGTCACATCACCAGCTATAAGTCCTTCTATTCCATATTGATTTACGGCAACATCTGCTGCAAGTCCATGAAAATAAACTCCCATCATAGCGGCTTCCATGGGGTGGTAACCTTGAGCTATATGTCCAGTAATTACTCCCGTAAGTACATCTCCAGTACCAGCAGTAGATAATCCAGGATTTCCAGTAGTATTTATATAAAGTCTCATATCATAAACAGTAATGGTATGAGCTCCTTTAATTACGATGATGACATTATGATTTTTAGCAAATTTTGCCGTTTTCTCTAGTTTA
The genomic region above belongs to Dokdonia sp. Dokd-P16 and contains:
- a CDS encoding DUF6146 family protein, which encodes MKKIIYLAILTATIIGCATTSGTKDIGNTADNASDTVRIANDSLEYEIIIIEPGFNTWLVTQRPRGFYGQFFLENKNRFYVTEYNNRVNNISQYDPNLYIQRIDYNSNTDYGYEVNYLLYNWFEFFQERNNQKLR
- a CDS encoding DUF6787 family protein, which codes for MKDFKKRWEITQNWQFIHIILGLIAALFSAYLIARAIYVPAYDTSVPVATILLSLPIAFLIIWITLWLFKKLYSRWGVTYRWELVAIFLAFAVTGSTAGRLSNPLMDLIGLSKDVTTGWIYWPVRILLIFPIYQVLLVIFGWIFGQYAFFKAFATKMVSRMGLGFLFPKKA
- a CDS encoding TonB-dependent receptor — encoded protein: MKFYLWLSIALLSITSTAQECTYTLSGYIIDLHDNEVLSGATIIVAGSEDAVMTDSLGKYVITGLCANNYTLQVSHPACETQIVKVDVNSNTTRNINMEHHLESLGDVEVVAHAHKSKSRTATEAVVNHDFLESNSAASLGDALKNLSGVTSLNTGNSVVKPVIQGLHSSRVVLITEGTRLQDQEWGVEHAPNIDVNAAGEVTVIKGAAGLQYGGDAIGGTIIIEPEQVPVKDTIFGRTIITGATNGRGGSITTSLIKSYNNGWYGGINGTLKRFGDAEAPDYVLSNTALSEKDISVRLGVNKYRYGVEGSYSIFDKESGILRSSHVGNAADLSVAINSQEPFVVEPFTYDIEAPRQEVTHQIAKLKSFYRFDNFGKLSAQVDYQRNNRLEFDIRRDSDDLRPSIDLQLETFGGKIDFDYTADNSITAKVGVSGNYQDHFPDPSTGVRRLIPDYQAFDFGVYALGSKNFGKWTLEAGARFDYNRINAEKFYATSLWEDRGYDVQFPQFEREEFQNQIFVKPEFEYNNFSATAGASYEVNDATTVSLNYALASRSPNVSELFSDGLHQSAARIELGDLSFNQEVANKISLNFTRSTDTWSFTIAPFANFIEDFILIEPTGVQQTIRGSFPVWEYRQTQARLLGFDIDNNVQVTDRFEFSNQFSLVKGKDKTLDRALINMPSASTRNTITYHIPEVNNLKLSLESNYVFRQNEFPDTNFDVFIPETNTTELVDISTPPDAYHLLNFRSSIDFAINEKSKLNVGLMVNNLFDTSYREYLNRQRYFADDLGRNVLLQLKINY
- a CDS encoding type 1 periplasmic binding fold superfamily protein, yielding MKNFRNYTLIALTAISLAACSSDDDADIPEIINEEEVITTVTLTLQSGSETIVLRSQDLDGDGPNAPTVTVSGDLDVSTVYNGSIEFLNETESPAEDITEEVVEESDEHQVFYTPSTGLDAAVTYEDFDGNGNPLGTIVTFTTGDTAGEGTLTVTLRHEPNKPNDGSLSDAGGETDVQVTFPVTVE